The genomic DNA AAGTGCATGCCTTCCTCTACTCTTTTTAGGTAATCGAGGTGGCAACTGTCTGATTTTGGATGCTGAATTGtttcaaaaacacttaaacTATTTAGGAAAGagagtaatgatatttagtagatGTTATACACCTGTCATATAACTTAATAGAGTGAACTAATCCTATTTAGTAGCCAACTCGGGTGTTGTGTTCTTCCCTTGGACTAATTGTTGTGGAATAGCCTTAGTTCTCTTCCTTTCCCAACGATACTCTTTGAGTGTACTGGGGTCCAATTTTTGGTTCACTATCTTTCGAGACTGGTGGTAGCTCTACACGTCACTATGCTTGTCTCACCATAATCTCACTGGTCGTTTTAATCACCAAGTTGCTCAGGAAAATTGGGGGGCAACTGGAGTATTGAAAATGTAGAAAGGCCTGGAGAGTCCAATTGAGCGCCCGTCGGTCCAAAGGCAAACCTGGCCCAAGCCTAAGGCCCGAGCTCACCAAGCGGCGTACACACGTGAACCATTCCCCTTGCACATGCCAAAAAGTAATAAACtcaataagcaataaaatccacTTAATTATTGACTTGCCAATCTAAAATTTACACAATGAAGAAAGGAGTCTTAGGTGATACTATCTCAAAGCAAAGCAATGCCTTGCCATTCCAAACCCACTCGGAAAGGAAGGTCCAACGGATTCGAcatccaaaaagaaacaaaatcacGAGAGGATACGCCATATTCAATATGGATTTCATTCCTGTTGGTGTTTGCCTTACCAACTAAGGACGAAAAGCCTCTACACGAAAGGTAAAACGAATTACACCACATTAAGCTggttttttacttcttttttatttgcatTCACTTTGATCATGCACCTTATTAAATTCCGttttactaacttaagcatAAAAAGTAGCTCCAACCTCATGCCACTTTGACCCTTAACCTTTTTGTAGATCTTCCACGTTGTGTGTGGTCACTGTAGCAACATTTACATGCATACAAAAGTCATGCTCTTGCTCTTTTAGTTACATATACACCAATTGTGCAAACATATATGCATACATGTTGGCAACCATATGCACACATGATACTTGCATGCTGGCATAGCCGCATGGGAACACGCACACCATACTACAAATGAACAAGGAAGAAACTACGTTACGTATGTAGACTACACTGTTTAATCATAAGAACACGTCGTTTTCTTCCAATCCACGTGGTCAACCATGGGGGATCACCTGAGACAACTTCATACCCTGCACTTGTATAAAGTTTGCGTGCTCCCAAATCATCTTCATATGCCCGAAGGGCAAGATACTCCAAACCCCACACTGTTGATAGCACGTCGCAGGCTTTTAGCAACACTGTAGCTATTTTTTGTCTCCTGTTCATTGCAGTAATTACCTCTTAatataaataagagaaatgataaaaattattctttcaaCCATTTCTGTATAGTGAATGAgtaaatctaccattaaatttttgtaggacCCATCCACATGAGTCTACAAATTCAGTGATGGatctattagatttgtaaaaagagatagttaaaagatggttgagagaatgatgtgtaGTATGTCTCCATAAATAAATATACTTgtgtaataaataaattgagaaacttcacttacatgTTTTACGAATATAACTtcgaattatcaaaatttgtaaTGGCggtattttatgttttagtcTCTTTAATTTCACCATATCGTTAGAGTTTAaggttaaatcaaacggtaaACAAACATATGAAATGCTTTCTAtatttctgtaaaatttataaaaatacaaatttgccataattaaaataattaaaattaatttttcaaaaaaaaaaaaaaaaaaaccaaaaacaaaaacctggACATGAGTCACATGACCTGGGTGTGGTAGGGATATTTTGGGCATTTTGGCAtcatccgttaggatttaatagaaattCCTAACGATGGGGGAAAATTAAAATGGGCTGAAACATACAATATCGACATTGCAAATCTTGATAACTTGATATTACAATTACAAAATCCGAGGTACTTTGGGAGcaagtgaaaataaataaaagctaaCAATGAGGGAAATGGGAGGACAAATGCAAGAGCAAAAAAGGTAAGGAAAGTAGGATGGAAATATATAACCTGAAAGCTTTCAAGACGGCAATCCCAGAGACGTAAAGATACTCTTCTGCTTCAGGTGGGAGATGGTCCAGCACAGTCTGGTCTCTCAACACAGTCACATCCACAACACCCACAAGTTCCTTTTGTGAATCAGAAACATTGGCCATTGCCTCAGCCACCAAACATGCGTATCTGTTTATGATATCTAACCATTTTGAATCAAATATTTGgtatatcaattaaatgattCCACCAACAAAATTGTTCAAACGCTCAATTCATGTCTACAAAAAGGGTGCCCTAAATACATGGGTCGATGATAACACATATCATGTGCATATCATACGCAATGATGACTGTGTATAGTTGTCGTTGATGTACATATCATCAATGACGACTATATTTTAGTCATTGCTAATGTATATATCATCATCGAAGACTCAAAATAGTTGTCACTAATAGATATGATAGTAGCAACGACCTAGATAGAGCGTTGCTTATAACTTAATAATAGCAACGACTCTTAAAATCGTTGCTAATGAGTTTTTAACGATGACACTAATAGTCATTAGTGAGGACATTATGGCCTTTAGCACAATCATAAGTTGTCTCTAAAGACCATTTTTCCTGTAATGACAGCCATAAGATTCATTTTTCCATGGTTAATATTTACCTGTTAGGAGGTGAGCTCCTAAGTTTGTATGCAAGCCCAGAAAGTACTTCAGCCTGTATTTTAGCAGCAGTGCAACATAAAACTTCAAAAATGATGCTCAATATATATTCATGTAGCGTTCTttgcttttttacttttttacttttattattttttaaccagGTGGGGCCTTATGTCATTCGAGCCATTTCTTAATGATTTGGTGGGTGAAATGTGTCAGAGTTGAATCCCAAAATGAGAAGCGCTAGCTCTTGGAATTAATTTCATACCACCGATTCGATGTTGCTACTTGCTAGTGTTTTTTATGGTGCTAGATTAGACTATGGCTTAGGGGTGGAACCACCCCTAGCCTTGGGGATCCCAGCCCCCCCCAAGCCAAGGGgtggttcaaaaaaaaaaaaaattaaatacttttaaaaattagcttttgaccccccaattttattttattttttgattttttaattttaccccCCAAACTCAATATTCTAGTTCCGCCCTTGCTATGGCTCAACCGACTTGTAAGAGCGCATGCGGGTTAGAGTTGACAagtttaacccatttaatttaatgagttggattatgattttttttttcctaattaaaaaagGTTAGAGGGGGAGACCAATTATGTCTATTCTACTTGGGCGTGGCCATAGTAGCACCAACCCGCGGGGTATTGCTCAGGAGGAACCTAGACGGCAGAAACTGCAGGCGCACCCTCAAGATTAGCTGAGCCATAGCTTAATTGCTCGCCTCACCAAGGCATTAATGGAAACTAAGGTGGTTTATACTAATCAGGCATGAAGATTCTCCATTGCGAAGATTGGAATCTACACCCTAGTACTTACCTAATCATTAAACCACTACCCTTGATGGTAGTTGAGTtatgattgacttatataatgTTATACCTATATTTCGATAGAACTCAAATCTGACACGTACCCCTGGCTAGGCTGGCTATAGTTAGTGATGAAAACAGGATTATCCAAACAAAGGAAAGGGAGCtcagaaaaaaattcaaaataaaattaaaattaaaacgaAAACTAAATGTAAATTTAGGGAAGAAAATAAGAGTGAGAAAACCTGAAAGAAGTCGAAGAAAAAATCATTGAAAAGAGCAACAGGCACATGAAATGCTTCAGCTTGAACCTGAGCAACCATCCTCATCTCATCTGCCTTCTCAACCAACCTTCTCACCTTCCACCCACACTCATTTACCAAATACCCAACCGATCCCACTTTCTCAGGTGACGACGCCGAACTCTGCACCATAAAACCTCTCACTCTCACCATTTGCCGGCCGCCAATATTTGTCCAACCCCCTCCGCAATCCTTCAACTTTGTCCTGCATTTCTGCAGCTCCCATCTTCTTGGAATATTGTGGTGGTTTGCTAGCAAATGGGCCATGTTAATGGGATGATGAGAAATGGATTTTTATGGAAGATGATTTACATCAAATCAAGATAGTTTTCATGCTTAATTTCAGCAAATCAATAATCATTGATCCAACTCCattgctttcctttttctcagttttgtttttggtgtgcATAGGAGAATGCTGATCATAAGTGAGAGGGAAAAATATATGGTATGTATGCGAATGAGAATGAGTGGTCATAAATTCTTGCTCGCTTTAGACCATGAGAACGAAGATACTAAATGGGAATAAGGCAAGCTAACACGTGTCTATTTGAAGAGctaataaaaatgttatttatgcTTCGTTTGTTTTGGCATAAagtgattttttgaaaatatttatcatattttttggtGAGACGAAAATAATagttaatagaaaatattttcaatttgaacgaCAAAGCTAGTCGAGACTCTGCTGGAACCTAGTCAACACACTAGTGGAACACGGTCGGGACTAATTGAGAACCAATCGGGAGTCGCTGGGATTCGGTTGGGACTCTGTAGGACCCAGTCGAGCCACTGCTAGGACCTAGCCGAGACCCGGTTGAAAAACAACTGCGACCCGCTTAGGACTCGTTGGGCCTTGGTTGAGACCCGTCGGGATATTGTTGTAATTTAAAGTAATATGAGTGAAcgaaaaaatgtatataaaaaaaatatttgtgatttttcgtacatgtcaaacaccgaaaaatgttttcaaagaaatcatttttcaagaaaatattttccgacggagaacattttacgtcgaaagaaATGGAGTCTTAGTATACTATCATACAACTgaaatattatatttctatGAACACAAGGTTTGTGTTTTGACTCCCATTAAATCAGTGGGAGgaattgttttgtatttataatgAACCACATGTAACTCATCAGTTCTTACACGTTACAAGTACACTTATTAAGACTCTAGACCTTAACAATTATCCACTACTAAAAATACCAACCCATAGAGAAACTCTAGGGTTAGACACCACAATCCCAACTTACAACACTAAGGAAAGTTCTAGGGCTTGAAGCTTACCTTGATCTTGGACAAAATCCGAAATTTCGCCACATGAAACTCCAACCTGAAGCTTGACGCAAGCTTATAACTCCACAAATTacaaaagccctaaagaaattTAGGAAATGAAGCAAAAGCCCCCAAAAATCAACTCAACCTTAAGTAAAGTTAGGGTTTACCTCAAACTAATCGGTGGAAATGAGGATCTAACGCTAAAAAACTTGTTCCGAGATTTGCCTTTGGAGAACTCCTCAAACCAATCCTTAAGGTTTAGGTACAAACCctaagagagagaaggaaatttCGTgggaaggaaagaaaatgagagaaaatgagttgaaaattGCGTTTAGCCCTATTTATAGTTTTGGCGGTCCCTATtcttaggggtgggcaaattaaccgttaccgtttaaccggccgtctaccggcttcgaccgaaccgatataaaccgtagccgatatgccgatatccttatcggttaaaaaaagtataccggaaattcggtccggtccggttaagcggttcttatcggttaaccgaaccgataagaaaccggatttttttttttttttttaagtcctagtcccaaaacggcgccgtttagtcttttagagaggtttccaaattcccacaagtgacacaggttttcgaatttgtgtaatggtgttgcccatgacttattttccttttgctaagtgactttaattagttaatactttgtttattattcattaatgaattttattttaatttgggtttgggtaggtttgatgttttttttttaagtgatggcatttgatgagatttctttgcctttggtaaaagcatttttcattaactagttttgctagtctaattagcattcattatgttaattagtccatttgctttggaaaaatgtattttataatattaaaaaaaaaaaaaaaaaagttgaagtggatcaatataaaaaagcttcaatttttagcccaaaaaacaaatatttgggtcccaacaaaaagtatttggtccctaaaacaactcatttttaataaattattttagcccaacaaaaagtatttgggctctcaaaagtaaaaaaaactcatttttggtttttggcccaacaaaataaatcaatataaagctctcggttaaatcggttaaccggtttaaccggaccgtttaaccgtgtaccgttttaaccgaaattatcggttaaaattcttattggttcggtatcggttaataaaccgtttaaccgaaaattatcggttaataaccgataaggtccttaaccggaccgttttgaccgatacccaggcctaccTATTCTTAgtgaaaatgagttgaaaaaaatacatgaaatgatgtcgttttgtgttttttatacaaacgatgtcgtatgtagtatgatgttatcatattaccataaaaatgacgttgttttgttttttttttttttaaaaaaaaatttcttttaaaaagcggttagcagttactAGAgttactaactgctaaccgaCGGTTAACTGCCTAGCGattaaccgcctaggcagttatAGTTAGccgttttagccaataaccactaacggTAACTGCTTTTTCACCCCTACTGTTGACACCCTTTGGAGTAGTCGCCAAGGCTAGTGAAGACAAAGTGCTCCACCCATCATTTCTACACCATTTGACACGTGTGCCCTACCACACATGCTTCAACAAACAAGCAATCGACTAAGAGAAATACTAGgagtactaactcttttactaacagaggcttactaaactgatgtgtagctcatttATTGGTACTCATTacacttctcttaattaattgttttgtttttgtttttccaatgaatgagctacacaaCAATTTAGTAAGCTTCTGTTGGTAAAATAGTTAGTTtccatagcatttctcatcgACTAATGCTATTTATTAGTAAACCCATATAATATAATTGATgtgacaatttttaaatttatttttattaccacgtcattttaattatataacaattatatagtagtttacaatttttctttctaataaacCCAATTTACCTTGTGTTGACTAAATTCTCATAAATTGTGGGTTcgtctaaaaaaagaaaaaaagaaatggccaaggtaAAGATAGAGatctataaaacaaaaaacagtaCTGTTTGGTAATTTGGGTGCAAAATGGcgacaagaagaaagaaagtgtgatttggtctttttgtgtccaaaaatatcaataataaaaatagccacttgcaataggacgaatccttaTAGAATAGGCTAAAGAGAGGGTatcgaacctcaaggattgcaggggctttgttatcaaatttgaaagatcaaaattaacttaattaaaaagatgattgatttggtttgtaactaaagtgcatgaaattaaaagagaattaaatataagagagagtgtagggtattgacttcacctctatccgcacaacaatggtta from Corylus avellana chromosome ca6, CavTom2PMs-1.0 includes the following:
- the LOC132183670 gene encoding GCN5-related N-acetyltransferase 10, chloroplastic, producing MAHLLANHHNIPRRWELQKCRTKLKDCGGGWTNIGGRQMVRVRGFMVQSSASSPEKVGSVGYLVNECGWKVRRLVEKADEMRMVAQVQAEAFHVPVALFNDFFFDFFQAEVLSGLAYKLRSSPPNRYACLVAEAMANVSDSQKELVGVVDVTVLRDQTVLDHLPPEAEEYLYVSGIAVLKAFRRQKIATVLLKACDVLSTVWGLEYLALRAYEDDLGARKLYTSAGYEVVSGDPPWLTTWIGRKRRVLMIKQCSLHT